From Humisphaera borealis, the proteins below share one genomic window:
- a CDS encoding VWA domain-containing protein — protein sequence MKYFYGEFDGEEFPTQDKLFGFDNLMDFILQYGDQALKALQQMMENPKDDAQSELLEQLLKDGILDKDGKGRLRLTPRAIGRMQRKALIEVFANLKQGQREGHEKVTPGSGGERIEGTKAYEFGDPVSELDLHATLSNAMKRATEARRQEGTKGHSPSSDAFVPGSPNAAGRPRAKIDFSEKDFELHLHEGVTSCSTVVLLDMSGSMMRYGRFLSAKKVAMAMQALVRQSFPQDSIDFVGFYSGAAKIPEIALPLAMPKPVTIYDYQVRLKVPIDQLDKAPQHFTNLHMGLQMARRILRKRASENKQIFIITDGQPTAHVEGDNVLLLYPPDPRSTAATLKEAVLAVRENCRIATFALIEDYWGMDWVGFVDQLARLTKGLAFYTSSGELANCIMESYLSGRKKKAHIA from the coding sequence ATGAAGTACTTCTATGGCGAGTTCGACGGCGAAGAGTTCCCGACGCAGGACAAGCTCTTTGGTTTCGACAACCTGATGGATTTTATCCTTCAGTACGGCGATCAGGCCCTCAAGGCCCTCCAGCAGATGATGGAGAACCCCAAGGACGACGCCCAGTCTGAACTGCTGGAACAACTGCTGAAAGACGGCATCCTCGACAAAGACGGTAAAGGCCGGCTGCGGCTCACGCCCCGCGCCATCGGCCGCATGCAGCGCAAAGCCCTGATCGAGGTCTTCGCCAACCTCAAGCAGGGCCAGCGCGAAGGCCACGAGAAAGTTACCCCCGGATCCGGCGGAGAACGCATCGAAGGCACCAAGGCTTATGAGTTCGGCGATCCGGTCAGCGAACTCGATCTGCACGCGACGCTCAGCAATGCGATGAAGCGAGCCACGGAGGCACGAAGGCAGGAAGGAACGAAGGGCCACTCCCCGTCCTCTGATGCCTTCGTGCCTGGGTCCCCGAACGCGGCCGGTCGACCGCGCGCCAAAATCGACTTTTCCGAGAAAGACTTCGAACTTCACCTGCACGAAGGCGTTACCAGTTGCTCAACGGTCGTCCTGCTCGACATGTCCGGCTCCATGATGCGCTACGGCCGATTTCTGTCGGCCAAGAAAGTCGCGATGGCGATGCAGGCGCTGGTCCGCCAATCATTCCCGCAGGATTCGATCGACTTCGTCGGCTTCTACTCCGGCGCGGCGAAGATCCCCGAGATCGCGCTGCCGCTGGCGATGCCCAAACCCGTCACGATCTACGACTATCAGGTGCGGCTGAAGGTGCCGATCGACCAGCTGGACAAGGCCCCGCAGCATTTCACCAACCTGCACATGGGCCTGCAGATGGCCCGGCGCATCCTGCGAAAGCGGGCGAGCGAGAACAAGCAGATCTTCATCATCACCGACGGCCAGCCGACGGCGCACGTCGAAGGCGACAACGTCCTGCTGCTCTACCCGCCCGACCCGCGCAGCACCGCGGCGACCCTGAAGGAAGCCGTCCTGGCCGTCCGCGAAAACTGCCGGATCGCGACTTTCGCACTAATTGAAGACTATTGGGGCATGGACTGGGTCGGCTTCGTCGACCAGCTCGCCCGGCTCACCAAAGGTCTGGCGTTCTACACCAGCAGCGGCGAACTGGCGAACTGCATCATGGAAAGCTACCTGTCGGGCCGGAAGAAGAAGGCGCATATCGCGTGA
- a CDS encoding GntR family transcriptional regulator: protein MHVMIERRTISDEVYQHLLREILSGRIPVGQSLQEHALAMTLSVSRSAVREAFWRLLSHGIVETRGKLTVVRHFGPQQIRQVFQVREALEALATELACGRMTNDDFDRLERLLADVPPRGATHHQEACHRLDLELHGLIALRCGNPLLRLEIERLHGLVQLVRFRVGEGHGALEAALRAHMRIIEALRDGDSQNARRLMAEHIRESGDAAAKWAIDEDFPAEQPIDSGQTPLPGASDSSFAPALARGLKNN from the coding sequence ATGCACGTGATGATCGAACGGAGAACCATCAGCGACGAGGTCTACCAGCACCTGCTGCGTGAGATCCTCTCCGGCCGCATTCCGGTCGGGCAGTCGCTGCAGGAACACGCGCTGGCGATGACCCTCTCGGTATCGCGCTCCGCGGTCCGTGAGGCGTTCTGGCGGCTGCTGTCGCACGGCATTGTCGAAACCCGCGGCAAACTCACCGTCGTACGCCATTTCGGCCCGCAACAGATCCGACAGGTATTCCAGGTCCGCGAGGCGCTGGAAGCACTCGCGACCGAGCTGGCCTGCGGGCGGATGACAAACGACGACTTCGACCGACTCGAACGGCTGCTGGCCGACGTCCCGCCACGCGGCGCCACCCACCACCAGGAAGCCTGTCACCGTCTGGATCTCGAACTGCACGGCCTGATCGCACTCCGCTGTGGCAATCCATTGTTGCGGCTCGAAATCGAGCGGCTCCACGGTCTCGTTCAGCTCGTCCGCTTCCGCGTCGGCGAAGGGCACGGCGCTCTCGAAGCGGCGCTGCGGGCGCACATGCGGATCATCGAAGCCTTGCGAGACGGAGATTCCCAGAACGCCCGGCGGCTGATGGCCGAGCACATCCGCGAAAGTGGCGATGCCGCCGCCAAGTGGGCGATCGATGAAGACTTCCCGGCCGAGCAGCCCATCGACAGCGGTCAGACCCCTCTGCCAGGCGCGTCGGACTCGTCATTCGCCCCGGCACTCGCCCGCGGCCTTAAGAACAATTGA
- a CDS encoding pyrroloquinoline quinone-dependent dehydrogenase produces the protein MGLYRPCQAIAAVFLSAFFVGCGTSAPVADWPNPGNDKGGSRYSVADQINRGNVAKLQVAWTYKVDDADPARNTTIECTPIVHEGTLYLTTVRTKVVALDAATGQPKWTFDPYGEPYAQGGKAKWIRASGGVNRGVAYWSDGLPTGARRVILGTSDGRLISLDARTGKPDPAFGNSGIVELRKGITERDLTNEPYGMTSPPAVCNGVIVIGCSTGEGHPAAPGDPRGFDLHTGKELWRFHTVARPGEPGSETWPKNDNYWKGRGGANPWGGFTVDESAGIVFMGTGSAGADFYGADRHGANLYANCVLALDARTGQRLWHFQTTHHDLWDHDNPCPPVLCQVTRDGQKLDAVAQVTKTGFCYVLDRKTGKPLFDVNEVPVAASTVPGEQANPTQPMPVAPPPLAKLRFTEDDVTDRTPEARQAVLERLKTINYGGFADPPSERGTVNIPGFHGGATWSGASFDPSTGLLYVNTNNAPYIQGVKKLADGSYAPMGYSYFLDPDGYPAIKPPWGLVTAVDVSRGTFAWQVPLGDFPELAAKGYGKTGTENFGGTIVTAGGLVFIGGSKDAKFRAIDSGTGKTLWEFQLSAGGYATPCTYVAGERQYVVIAAGGGGKPRTPSGDTFYAFALPR, from the coding sequence GTGGGATTGTATCGTCCATGCCAGGCGATTGCGGCGGTATTTCTATCGGCGTTTTTCGTCGGCTGTGGCACTTCGGCTCCCGTCGCCGACTGGCCCAATCCCGGCAACGACAAAGGCGGCTCGCGCTATTCCGTCGCCGACCAGATCAACCGGGGCAACGTCGCGAAACTGCAGGTCGCCTGGACCTACAAAGTCGACGACGCCGACCCCGCCAGGAACACGACGATCGAATGTACGCCGATCGTCCACGAGGGAACGCTTTACCTCACGACCGTCCGCACCAAGGTCGTCGCGCTCGATGCCGCCACGGGCCAACCCAAATGGACATTCGACCCCTACGGTGAGCCCTATGCCCAGGGCGGCAAGGCAAAATGGATTCGCGCCAGTGGCGGCGTCAACCGTGGCGTCGCGTACTGGTCCGACGGCCTGCCCACTGGCGCGCGGCGGGTCATTCTCGGCACCTCCGATGGCCGGCTCATCTCCCTCGACGCCCGCACCGGCAAGCCCGACCCGGCCTTCGGCAACAGCGGCATCGTCGAGCTTCGCAAAGGCATCACCGAACGCGACCTGACCAATGAGCCCTACGGCATGACCTCCCCGCCGGCGGTCTGCAACGGTGTCATCGTCATTGGTTGCTCGACTGGCGAAGGCCACCCCGCAGCCCCGGGCGATCCGCGCGGGTTCGACCTCCATACGGGCAAAGAACTCTGGCGATTCCACACAGTCGCCCGTCCCGGCGAGCCGGGCAGTGAAACCTGGCCGAAGAACGACAACTACTGGAAGGGTCGCGGCGGTGCCAATCCGTGGGGCGGCTTCACGGTCGACGAATCGGCCGGCATCGTATTCATGGGTACCGGGTCCGCCGGCGCCGACTTCTACGGTGCCGACCGTCACGGTGCGAACCTCTACGCCAACTGTGTGCTGGCCCTCGACGCCCGCACGGGGCAACGCCTCTGGCACTTCCAGACGACGCACCATGACCTGTGGGATCACGACAACCCCTGCCCACCGGTGCTTTGCCAGGTCACCCGGGATGGCCAAAAGTTGGATGCCGTCGCCCAGGTCACCAAGACCGGCTTCTGTTACGTGCTGGATCGCAAAACCGGCAAGCCGCTGTTCGACGTGAACGAAGTCCCCGTTGCCGCCAGCACCGTACCCGGCGAGCAGGCGAACCCCACGCAGCCGATGCCCGTCGCCCCGCCGCCGCTGGCGAAACTGCGATTTACGGAGGACGACGTCACCGACCGCACGCCCGAGGCCCGCCAGGCCGTGCTGGAAAGGCTCAAGACGATCAACTACGGCGGCTTCGCCGACCCGCCGAGCGAACGAGGGACAGTCAACATCCCCGGCTTCCACGGCGGGGCCACCTGGTCGGGAGCTTCTTTCGATCCCTCGACCGGCCTGCTCTACGTGAACACGAACAACGCGCCCTACATCCAGGGTGTGAAGAAACTCGCCGACGGCAGCTATGCCCCGATGGGCTACAGCTACTTTCTCGATCCCGACGGCTACCCCGCGATCAAGCCACCATGGGGACTCGTGACCGCGGTTGACGTCTCACGCGGCACGTTCGCCTGGCAGGTGCCCCTCGGAGACTTCCCCGAGCTCGCCGCCAAAGGTTACGGCAAGACCGGCACTGAGAACTTCGGCGGCACGATCGTCACTGCCGGCGGGTTGGTGTTCATCGGCGGATCGAAGGACGCGAAGTTCCGCGCCATCGACAGCGGCACCGGGAAGACGCTTTGGGAGTTCCAGTTGTCGGCCGGCGGTTACGCCACGCCTTGCACGTACGTTGCCGGTGAACGGCAGTATGTGGTCATCGCCGCCGGCGGCGGAGGCAAGCCGCGAACGCCGAGCGGCGACACGTTCTACGCCTTTGCACTGCCCAGGTGA
- a CDS encoding Uma2 family endonuclease — MTLAPTYRRPPDPVKITVDQYHRMIDAGILQSSDRVELLRGYLVKKDRSDAGEDPLSVGKRHARGIELLTDLNPKLKRLGFYIRIQLPVTLSGFDEPEPDGAIVRTVKEGYSDRHPEPGDIACLIEVADSSLGIDRSVKQQTYADAGVKQYVIVNLSDDVVEEYSEPEIGQGRYARVTPYSRRMRIELRLGSKTLLVSVSALLP; from the coding sequence ATGACGTTGGCACCTACCTATCGAAGGCCCCCTGATCCGGTGAAGATCACCGTTGATCAATATCACCGGATGATTGATGCAGGCATTTTGCAATCCAGCGATCGAGTCGAACTGCTAAGAGGATATCTCGTTAAGAAGGACCGCAGTGACGCGGGGGAGGATCCATTGAGTGTCGGAAAGCGGCACGCACGGGGGATTGAGCTTCTGACAGACCTTAATCCGAAGCTGAAGAGATTGGGATTTTATATACGGATCCAGTTACCTGTCACGCTCTCCGGCTTTGACGAACCGGAGCCCGACGGCGCGATCGTCCGGACGGTGAAGGAAGGCTATTCTGATCGCCATCCTGAACCCGGCGATATTGCCTGCCTCATTGAAGTCGCTGATAGCTCGCTTGGCATTGATCGATCTGTGAAGCAGCAGACTTACGCAGACGCCGGCGTGAAGCAGTATGTCATCGTTAATCTCTCGGACGATGTCGTCGAAGAATACTCCGAACCGGAAATTGGGCAGGGTCGATATGCCAGGGTGACCCCGTATTCGCGACGGATGCGGATCGAATTGCGGCTTGGCTCCAAGACCTTGTTGGTTTCAGTATCGGCACTACTGCCATAA